The Candidatus Anaeroferrophillus wilburensis genome contains a region encoding:
- the hrcA gene encoding heat-inducible transcription repressor HrcA yields MEALSERYERILAAIVLGYIRTAEPIGSRTIARNTAFNLSPATIRNAMADLEDYGLLCQPHTSAGRIPTDRGFRYYVDHLLPEPELPELVKETIRNAFPRHRSNVEEVLKEGVNALSRLTPYVSMISLPHFSQTTLKHIRFVRLNDQQILAVIISDAGLVQNILFGSDVSFSQDDLNRFSNYLNRIIDGLTLEGVKRKIFAQMQGEKDAYDSMMAQVMALSRRMFDHGVGDDSEIIIDGKLNILEHPEFADADKMKRLFRAFEEKSTMIKLLDEAQKGKPLQVYIGGENRCEEMSLCSVIVAGYGKDDQQMGNVGIIGPTRMDYSRIIPLVRYTAEVINTLISD; encoded by the coding sequence ATGGAAGCGCTGTCAGAAAGATATGAGCGTATTTTAGCGGCCATTGTACTGGGCTATATTCGAACGGCGGAACCGATTGGTTCACGGACGATTGCCAGGAATACCGCGTTTAATCTCAGTCCAGCGACCATTCGCAACGCGATGGCCGACTTGGAGGACTATGGTCTGTTGTGCCAGCCGCACACTTCGGCCGGCAGGATTCCCACCGACCGGGGGTTTCGTTATTATGTTGACCATCTGCTGCCGGAACCCGAGTTGCCGGAGTTGGTGAAAGAAACGATCAGGAATGCCTTTCCCCGGCACCGCAGCAATGTGGAAGAGGTGTTGAAAGAAGGTGTCAACGCCCTTTCCCGGCTGACGCCCTATGTCAGCATGATCAGTCTGCCCCACTTCAGCCAGACGACGCTCAAGCATATCCGATTTGTCCGGCTTAATGACCAACAGATTCTGGCAGTCATTATCTCTGATGCAGGTTTGGTGCAAAATATTCTCTTCGGGTCGGATGTGTCCTTTTCCCAGGATGATTTGAACCGTTTTTCCAATTACCTGAACCGGATTATCGATGGCTTGACCCTTGAAGGGGTGAAACGTAAAATTTTTGCCCAGATGCAGGGTGAAAAAGATGCCTATGACTCCATGATGGCCCAGGTGATGGCGCTGAGCAGAAGGATGTTTGATCATGGGGTTGGCGATGATTCCGAGATCATTATTGATGGCAAGCTCAATATCCTTGAGCATCCTGAGTTCGCTGATGCCGATAAGATGAAACGGCTTTTCAGGGCCTTTGAAGAGAAGAGCACCATGATCAAGCTCTTGGATGAAGCCCAGAAAGGGAAGCCGCTGCAAGTCTATATCGGTGGGGAAAATCGCTGTGAAGAGATGAGCCTTTGCTCGGTCATTGTGGCCGGCTACGGCAAAGATGACCAGCAAATGGGAAATGTCGGCATCATCGGCCCTACAAGAATGGACTATTCGCGCATTATTCCCCTCGTGCGTTATACTGCCGAGGTTATTAATACCCTTATTTCCGATTAG
- the grpE gene encoding nucleotide exchange factor GrpE translates to MKRNGSAVDDEGEEMKKEQPPVPPAGGLQGKQDEEEAVPEEEGGRLEEVIRENKELQEQLAAMVQENSQLRDRMLRLQAESENFRKRMTREKEEFVRYAKEEFIREILPIKDNLERALDHGGEVANPEAVIDGVTMILDQFSSIFEKMGVTCLSCCGEPFDPNFHEAMMHQETAELEPNTVMVEHQKGYVYQGRLLRPSLVTVAKAVPKEDEQDDG, encoded by the coding sequence GTGAAGCGGAACGGTTCCGCGGTTGACGATGAAGGTGAGGAAATGAAGAAAGAGCAGCCGCCTGTTCCCCCCGCCGGGGGGCTTCAGGGAAAGCAAGATGAAGAGGAGGCTGTCCCCGAAGAAGAGGGAGGTCGTCTTGAAGAGGTGATCAGGGAAAATAAGGAATTGCAGGAACAGCTGGCTGCGATGGTCCAGGAGAACAGTCAGTTACGTGATCGGATGCTGCGTCTGCAGGCCGAGAGCGAGAATTTCCGCAAGCGGATGACCCGGGAAAAAGAGGAGTTTGTCCGTTATGCCAAAGAGGAGTTCATCCGCGAAATTTTGCCCATCAAGGATAACCTTGAACGTGCTCTCGATCATGGTGGTGAGGTGGCAAACCCCGAGGCGGTCATTGATGGGGTTACTATGATCTTGGACCAGTTCTCCTCAATTTTTGAAAAAATGGGAGTGACCTGCTTGTCTTGCTGCGGTGAGCCGTTTGATCCTAATTTTCATGAAGCTATGATGCATCAGGAAACGGCGGAACTGGAGCCCAACACGGTTATGGTGGAGCACCAGAAGGGATATGTCTACCAGGGACGTCTGCTGCGTCCGTCGCTGGTGACCGTTGCCAAAGCAGTGCCGAAAGAGGATGAGCAGGATGACGGCTGA